A window of Grus americana isolate bGruAme1 chromosome 15, bGruAme1.mat, whole genome shotgun sequence genomic DNA:
CGAGGGGGCAGAAACAACCTAAAGAGCCAGTTTGAAAGGCTTGTGCTGCAAGGGAGGGTGTTGGGAGGAAGGTGGACCCAATGAAAGGGACTTTCACTGCTGGGAGGTGCCATAGGGCTGCTGCTGTCTGTTGTCCCATAGCTGCAGCCCATCACGGtgtcctctgggctgcgggacTGGCACTGACTGTCCCCGTTCTCTCTGTGCTCCAGGTTCCTACAACCCCATGACGCTGGGCATGTTCACGCTGATGTATTTCTTCCTGGCCTGCTGGACCTACGGCCTCACGGTGTCTGCGGGGGTCTTCATCCCCTCCCTGCTGATCGGCGCTGCCTGGGGGAGGCTCTTTGGCATCTCCCTGTCCTACCTGACCAAAGGCTCGGTGAGTCCTCGGTGGGAAGGGGCACTGGCTGGTGGGGAGCCGTGGCACCCAGCCCTCCTCCCTCGCTGCTGGGCAGGCGGCACACGGAGCTGTGGCTAAAAGTGTGTGTGGAGCTGGCTGAGAGCTTGGCACAGCAGTCTGAAGTGGGTTGGCTCCTCACTTGATGACTTCTTGAGCTGGGTCTGGGCTTTCCCATGTCGTGATGgatccctgccagcagctgggctgtaCAGGCAGCCTCAGGCGCTCCTCCCCACTTTGGAAGGGGGTCTGGGGGCCAGGGCACCGCTCGCTATCTCTGGATGCCCTGGTGCCAGCAGCTGACTCAGCCCCTTCTCTCTCCTGTACTCAGATCTGGGCTGACCCGGGGAAGTACGCCCTGATGGGAGCTGCTGCACAGCTAGGTGAGTTCCCCGCAGAGGAGtctcagcctcctcctgctcGTGTTGGAGTGAAGGTGGCACGGGAAACAGGGGTCCCTCCTTCCCTGGTGCAGCTTCTTCCCCAGCTGAAGCCCAGCCTGGCTGTCGGCTTCCTGATAACCCTGCCGAGCACGGGCAGCGCTGGGGCACTAGCGAGGGCTGGGCTCGTCCAGGGCACCCCTGCCTGTGCGGGCAGTCCTGGATCACCGTGCAGAAACTTGGGGTCTCTGGTGTTTTGCTATCTCCTCACCTTGTGTTTCGCTGCTCCCCTGAACCCCCAAACTCCTCGGGCACCTCTCGCAGGTGGGATAGTGCGGATGACGCTGAGTCTCACAGTCATCATGATGGAGGCGACAGGCAATGTCACTTACGGTTTCCCCATCATGCTGGTGCTGATGACGGCGAAGATTGTGGGAGACTATTTTGTGGAGGTGAGGGCTGGTGTGCTCGCCAGGAGCTGGCGAGAGGCTGTGGATTGGGGTCGGGGcactggggagctggggggggccaGGACAAGCGTGTGCTCCCCCTCTCGGAGGGGAGCCGCTGCCTGGCTATACCCCTTGGCATCTCACCAGGCTTCTCCTGACGGCTCGGCTCTCGTTGCAGGGTCTCTACGACATGCACATCCAGCTGCAGAGCGTGCCCTTCCTGCACTGGGAGGCCCCGGTGACGTCCCACTCCCTCACGGCCAGGTaggtgggctggggggtgctCGCCACTCCCGGGGCAGCAGCTTTTGGACCGTGCTGTTGGCCTGAGCTGGAAATGGAGGTGGTGACACGCTTTGGTCCCAGGAGCCTGCTGTCCCCTGGTgccaccagcccagctccttccccagaGGGAGCGTGGCCTGCGGTGCGTTCCCTCCCCACATCCCTGGCAGGTTTTGGGGACAGAGGAGGCATGAGGGCTGTGGAGGCATGTGTATTGGGGGGGATATTTGGGGCGTGCTGCCGTGGGGCTGTGTTTCACACCAAGCCTTGCCTGCAGGGAGGTCATGAGCACTCCTGTCACCTGCCTGCGGAGGATCGAGCGAGTGGGCACGGTTGTAGACATCCTCAGCGACACCTCCTCCAACCACAACGGCTTCCCGGTGGTGGAGAGCAACCCTGACGCCACGCAGGTGGGCCGGGTGCCGCTTGCGAGGGGGTGCAGCGGGGGGCTGGCCATGGCATGGGACCTTTGCCCgcccttcccagccctgttTCATGCATGGTGCTCTGTCGCAGGTGGCAGGACTGCGGGGTTTGATCCTGCGTTCCCAGCTCATCGTCCTGCTGAAGCACAAGGTGGGTGATGCTGCGTGGAGGTTGTTCGGGTTGTGTCTGAGCCCCGGTGCCCCTGTCCCACTGCTGCCTCGGGCCCCTTGCTGCCTGCCTTGCTCAGGAGGAGCTGGTGGAGAGTCCGTCATCTCCCTCAGCTCACCTGAGGAGACGGTGGGGGCTGCTGTGCCAGGGTTACCCCAGCATCATCCTGCACCCCACTGGGCTCACAAACTCTGAGTGAACGGGAAACAGGGTGGTGTTCTGGTCCATCTGCCCCACGCTCCtgccctcttccctccctgcccctgtgCACTGTCCTGGCCCCAGTGCCTGTCAGCGCTGCGGGACAGTCCCCAACCGTCTCTCTCCTCCCAAGATTTTTGTGGAGAGGGCCAACCTGAGCCTGGTGCAGCGGCGGCTGAAGCTGAAGGATTTTCGGGATGCCTACCCCCGCTTCCCCCCCATCCAGTCCATCCACGTCTCCCAGGATGAGCGCGAGTGCATGATCGACCTCAGCGAGTTCATGAACCCCTCGCCCTACACCGTGCCTCAGGTAATGGCCAGGGACCCCTCTGCGCCCCGGCATCCCGGGGAGCCAGTCGCCACGGGGTCACAGGTGGGTGATGGGTGCCATCCAGGGatgtcacagccctgctctgccttgcaGGAGGCGTCTCTCCCGCGGGTGTTCAAGCTCTTCCGAGCCTTGGGACTGCGGCACTTGGTGGTCGTGGACAATCGCAACGAGGTGAGTCCCTGCCTCCCACGTGCAGGCGGCCTGGGCTCCTCAGGGGGATGCTGCCCTTGTCCCCAGGCTCCGCATGGCAGTGTGGGGCCATACCCTGTCCCTTCCCTGGCAGGTGGTGGGCATGGTCACCCGCAAGGACCTCGCCAGGTAccggctggggaaggaaggcCTGGAGGAGCTCTCGCTGGCACAGACGTGACATGGGGCGGTGTTGCCCAGTGGAGATGTGCCCCGGCCCCTCGGAGCTGGGGACCCCCTTTTGCAGGAGGCGGGGAGAGGACTGGGCCGACCTGTGCAGGCATCGCGGTGCCTGGAGCACTGGCACGGCCGTGCTGCCCTGGCTCTCCTGCCCGTTGCTGCCTTCCCACGTCTactgcctcctcttctcttcgccccttcctctgctttcccaaGGGATCAAAACACACCCTTGGCTCCGTTAACTCTTGGCGTAGGCTCTCCCTGAGGGTTGGGTGAAGGCTGGAGCGTGGCAGGGGGAGCAGAAGTGCCCTGCTGAGCCGGGCACCGTTTCTCTGCCATGGTGCCTGCCCTCCATCAACTCGTCCACCCAGCCCAAGCTGTCCAGGACCCTGctgtgctccagctgctgctgcaaggccTATGGGGGGAGTGGAGGGGATGTGGTGgggctcccctctgctcccagggcCTCATTCCCCCTGTCCCGTGCTCCCGCTGGCTGGGTCGGGCTGAGCCCTGGGGCAGGCTCCTGTATCTCTGGCCAGAGGAGGGGGCCGTGCCCTGCCTGCTCGGCTGTGCAATAAAAGGGCTCCTGTggttcagcagctgctgcctcttgcTCTTTCTTGGCTCCTTTGGCCGCTCTGAGCCCAGCCCGTGCGTGGGGAGACACCCCTGGGGTTCAGGGCAGGGGTAGGGTGAGGAGAGCTGCCTTCTCTGGGGCAGTGttggtcctgcagcccctctgccctcctccagctattgctgctgcctctcccctccAGCCATGTCGGGGGCCAGAGTCACCCCAGCTGCATTTCTGCACTCACTGCAGCTTGGCCTGgcccttcccagcagcctgggctctgccagaccccccaaaacccaccaccagCTCTGGCTAGGGGGAGGGAGTGAAGCCTGTACTCCCCTGGGTGATGGGGGGGGCTCCAACCCTGGCACCTCAACCTTCCCACTAACCTTGCCCTTCACCTTGGCATTGCCCCCTGCCCTGGCTTggggctgctctctcctcactcgggcaggggcagcctggggctggggggctttCGCCTGCGGGGTACCGAGCCCCAATAAAGCCTGTTTGTACTTTTGGTGTGGTGCTGCCTGTGTCTTGcttccccctgtgctgctgcctgggctcagccctgtgtctgtctgtgtcccccagggctgagctgagccCTGACCCCCCTGGGATGGCAggagcccgggggggggggtggccaGGGCCCCCCACCTTCCTCAGCCCCCTAGCAGGGCTGGAGTGCTCAAGGCGGGGGGCAGCTGCCCCTTCCCGGgtgctttttccctttcaagGCCAACAAAGAGCTGTCGCAAAGCAGGGAATGCCTCTGCTGGGCCCTGGTAACAGCGCTGGGGCCGTGGGCTCTGGTGGGAGCCTGGTCTGGTGGCGGGGGCCATGGGGAAGGGCTGGCTGCCCTCCCCGTGCTGTGGGTCAGCCCTGCTCTCCCGGCACTGCCACGGGGCAGGGGAGCCGTGGGGTGCAGTGGGTCCCTGCAGCGGGTCCCCACTGGTTGTTGGCAGCCGGGTGCTTTATGAGGCCCCGCATCGCCCTTTGCCCTGGCGCGGCTGAGATAAGGGGATGGGATCCACCGACTTGGGCCGCAGAGTAAACACGGGCTGCTGGCTCCTGCCGGCACCGcgcttccctcctcttcctgctgccGGGGCAGCCAGTGGCCCACCGAGAGCCACGCTGAGCTGCAACCCTTTGTCACCGGCAGCAGGGACGCCGCGGCGTTGGGTGGCAAAGGACACCGCATGTGCTGGTGCCTGGCGGGAGTCATTTATTCACTCGTCCCGTTGCCAGCTCTGACCTGGTGGCTCCAGGTGCCCCGGCGTTGGCACTGAGGCCGCTGGGTTTATCATTAACCAGGTGGCacgtggcagggctgggggcccCCGGGGCCATGGTGGGGTCACAGCCCAGTGAAGGGCTCAGCCTCCAGCCCCGGGCGGCCCGGCTCGGGCAGCAGCTCCCGACCGGCTCCAGGCAGCTCCGGTCCCGGCTCCACCGTCCAGTTGGCCAGGAGGTCGCTGAAGTCAGGGGTGCCGGCGTGGAGGaggccggcggggccggggcccggCTCCCTCCAGAAGGAGGGTGGCAGCTTCCTCCGGTGCATGGGGGTGATGTGGCCATATTTCCTCTCCAGCCGCTGCGTCTTGCCGCCAGCTGCCCGGAGCGGCTGGCACCGGTGCACACCGTACTCGAAGAGCTCGGCCAGTGGCCCCAGCCTGTGcgcggccccggggccgccccgtgGTGCCACGGCCTCGGGCTGGGCCTCGGTGCACCGGGGTGAGCCACAGTCCTCGGGCATGCCGTGGCTGCTGGCAGCCTcttcccggccccgccgcccgaAGTACCGCTGGATGTCGCAGCTGATGAGCTCCGAAAACTTGAGGAGCCGCAGGGTGGTCTCGGCGGTGCTGGGGacagccagctccagccctgcgcTCTCcactgccgcctcctcctcgtcttcttcctcttcctcctcctcctcggagAGGTCGGGGAAGTCAGGCTCAGGGCgcccgggcagcagcaggctgtgcGGGAAGGGTGAGGGCAGCCGCAGCTCGGCCAGGGGCCGGATGACGCCCGCAGCCATGTCAGCGCGCAGGGGAACCCCAGAGCTCGGACTCACCCTGCAGGTAGGGACAGCGGGGTGAGGGCGGCACGTGCCCCGGCACCCTCCCCGACCCATCGCCCTGCAGCGGCACTTGGCCCTGAGGTGGCAGCGGGACTGTGTCGTGCCACATCGTGGCCAGggtggggctgcagggcagcggGGCTGTCCCCCACAAGCCATGGCCACGGGGAATGGGGATGTCCCCACCAAGCCATGGGATACAGGGCAGCGGAGACGTTCCCCCTGAGTCATGGGACATGGGGCAGCAAGGACATCAGGGAGCAGGGATATCCCTACCAAGTTGTGGGACGTGGGGCAGTGGGGACATCCCCACTGAACCCTGGGACATCAGGCAGCAGGGATGTCCCCATCAAGCCATGGGACATGGGGCAACAGGAATGTCCCCACCAAGACACAGGATGCAGGACAGCGGGGACATCTCTGCTGAGCCATGGGGTGTGGGACAGTGGGGATGTCCCCCCCGAATCCATGGGATGTGGGACAGCGAGGACATCCCCGCTGAGCCATGGGATGTGGGACATTGGGAATGTCCTCAGCGAGTCACGGCATCTAGGGCAGCAGGGATGTCCTCAACTGATCTGTGGGACACGGGGCAGCAGGGAAGTCCCCAACAAACCATGGGATGTAGGGCAGTGGAGATGTCCCCCTGAGCCACGGGGCAGCGGGGACGTCCCCCAGAGCTGTGGGGCAGCGGGATGTTCCCCTTCGCCCCTGGGCTGAGCCCCCAGGATGCTGAGCCCTGTGCCCTGCCCCACACAATGGCCCCACAGCTTTCCCTGTGACAGGGCGAACCTGGCCACCTCCCCGCATCGCCCTGGAGGGCTCTGGCCACAGCTGGGTCTTGCTGAGCTGGATGAGGCCCCTTTGTACTTTGTACTACCTGTGCCCCGGGGTCCCTATGGGTCCACGTGCCTGGGACTGTCAGCGCCCCGGCCCCGAGAGGGTCTTGGGGCAGGGACAAATCCTGGGGGACaagtcctgctcctgccaggccAAACGTGGTGCCGAGCCCCACACTCAGCCTGAGACAGCATCACTGCCGTCCTTGTGGTCACCACGCGTTCCTCTTTGTGCCGTCCTCACTGCAGGACCCCCAGTCCCGCCTCCGTGCTGCCCTGGGGCGGGTGGtggggggctcagcctcccGGGGTACTGTGCACCTCCGGGctgcggggagaggggagcggggccgccTCGGCGATGGAGCCAGCCTGTCCCGCGGCCACCCGCGGCCAGAGAAACGCCCCGGTGCAGGACGGCATCGCCCGGGGCCACGGTTCGGCACTCACCTTGGCGCTGCCGCCCGGCCATGCATAGGCTCCCGCGCCGCTCCCCCTCGCCGTCCCTCCACCTGGGCCTGAAGTATTTATAGCGGAGCAGCGAGCTGACGGCTGGCAAATATTTGGTAGCTGTATTGTAATAGTAGACTCGGTAAACAGAGCTGGGGTTTGCTTTAGCACCCAGCAACGGGAGAGCGGCGCggggagggacacggggacggaAGGCAGGGCTCACCTTAATGGTTCACTAGCCAGGGGATTTTCAAGTGTTGTTCCTGTAAATTCACCTATTAAAtcggcagccccagctgccgAACTGCCCGCGCACTTGTGCCGAGGGCTCTTATCTCCCCACTGATTGGAGGCAAAATCAAGCTTTGTCAAATAGGcgtaaaattaaatttcatgctATTTTGACTCCTGGAGTAGGGATCTTCTGAAGAACATACTGCGTATCGAGCGATGCCTCTGCAAACAGGCGCCGCAGCTGCAGCGGGCGAAGCCTCgccgtggggtcccccaggTGCTGCGCAGCCCCGTGCGGGTCTGGATTCCCCATCGCTGGCCTCGCGCCCCCCCCGAGGTGGGTGCGGGGCTCCCTGACCAGCCCCAGGATGGGTTTTGGAACCTTTGGAGGTGGCAGGGCACGGCCCCGATGGCACGGCCggcaggagaggtgctctgggGTGCCGTGCTCccggtggggtgggggtttgGGTGCCTGGGGATGATGGCTCTTGCCTGGGGATGCGAAGATGGGACATGCAGTGTGGGGAGCGGCTGGGCGAGCCCCACGGTGGGGACAGCACCTGGAAGAGCAGCGTTGTCACCGTGGATGGGGCGCTGGAGTGCCCCATGTCTCCAACCATGACCCGTGACCATGCCAGCCTGTGCAGCACGCGAGGGACCGAGGATGGTGACGATAGTGGGCAACTCGGATCCCAAGGCAGCTGTGGCCAGAGGTGCCATTTCTGTTTTGGCACTGGGACGTGCCAGCGCGGCCGTGTAGGGCAGCACAGAGGATGGCCAGGGGACTGAAGGTGGCTGGGGGATGCAGGGTGGCTGGGGACACAGGATGGCCAGGGGACATGGGATggcatggggcagggggggcagaCCCCGTCACTGTCTGTGCTGGGGATGCTTGGGGTGGGACACCGGCCatcagggctggggacagccagagccctgctcCAGAGCTGTCCTGCTCCCCTGCTCTCGGGGTGACCACAGCTCCTGGTCTGCTCCCTTGGAGCCCTCCCTGCCACCCTGTCCTGAGCACCCTGCCCTggcaccctgcaccctgccctgAGCACATTGTCCTGAGCACCCCGCCCTggcaccctgcaccccaccctgagcaccctgcaccctgccctgAGCACACTGTCCTGAGCACCCTGCCCtggccccctgcaccccaccctgagcaccctgcaccctgccctgAGCACACTGTCCTGAGCACCCTGCCCTggcaccctgcaccccaccctgagcaccctgcaccctgccctgAGCACACTGTCCTGAGCACCCTGCCCTGGCACCCTGCTCTGAGCACCCCgccccctgccctggccccctGCACCCTGTCCTGAGCACCCTGCACCCTGCGTGGAGCTTTTCGCCGGCGCTGAGgtggggtccccagcccctggcacagTGCAGCACTGGTGAGGACAGTGCCAGCCTGGGCACAGCCATcacccagccccttccccaggccgGCAGCGCTGGAGCACCCTGTGGGGACAGAGCTGGGCATCGGCACCACCACCGCTGCGCTCCCCTGCCCTTCTCCAAACACACCGGCAATGCCGGGGCCAGAGTGGCAGCCGTCCTGCCCGGGCACCACTGGGCAAACATGGGGGTGGGAGCTGATAAGCCACGGGCACCCTTTGGTCTGCTCCCTGACGTCACCCATCGCCTGACCGCCCGGCACGGCCTGGCACAGCATGGCTTGGCATCGCCTGGCACGGCTTGGCACAGCCTGGCATGGCTTGACATGGCTCAGCATGGCCCGGCTGCTGGGCCCACACTCGGTCAGCCCCAGGGATGGGTGCCGGGGCACCCAGGGGCAGCACCACCGATGGGTGCTGGGGCCCACCGCAGCGGCCCAGTGAGGAGCCAGGCTgtgggtgcccccagcccgtccccatccctgaggcctcgctggccgtcgctGATGAGGCGTCCCGCTAAGGCGGGGGAGCCAGAGCACCACGCGGGGGTCCTTCGGTACCAGAAGCGGAGCGGCTGCCGGGAcccgctccccccggccccgctccccccggccccgctccccccggccccgctccccccggccccgcgcctgCCGCAgccgcgccccgcccccgccggcggACTACCCGTCCCGGCATGCCGCGCGGTGGCGGGAGGGGCCGCTTCCGTCCTGCGCCtgccgcgcgccgccgccgctgaGGCCGGAGCCGCCGCCGAGGCCGCCGCCCAGGCCCAGGCCGGAGCCGCCCGTCCGTCCGCCGCGCCCCGGCTCCGCACCCGCCATGTCGGCCCAGGCGCAGATGCGGGCCCTGCTGGACCAGCTCATGGGCACGGCCCGGGACGGTGAGTAGGGGCGGGCGGGGCCTGCAGGAAACGCCGCGGCCTGGCGGCCGCCTCAGCCgcgcggggcccggcccggcccggccgctgCCTCCGCTCCGGACCTGCGGCGCGATCGGCCTCCGCCCGCGCCGGGGGACGCGGCGGGCCCGAGCCGGAGCCCCAGACCGCCCCGCCGCGGCCtgacccccggccccgccgagcgAACGGCGCGACGAGCGATGCCGGGCGGCCGCCTGGGCGGGCCGGCGGAGCGGGCCCGGGCCTCGCCGCGCCTCGGGGCGGCCTAGCGAGCTCGGCGCAGGGAGCCCGGTAGGGGCAGGCCTGCCCGGCAGAGGAGCCCGCCTCACCCCTGGCCCTTAGAAAGCGCCCGGCGTggcccagccccggggggagcCCGCCGCTCCGGGCCCCGGCTGCCGCAGAGAGGTTTTAGGGAAAGCTCCGTGCCCAGGCCACGCCGTACGTAGAGGCATGTAGGTAGGTGTGCCTGCAGGAGCCGGCTGTTGTAGTTGTTgtccaagaaaagaaatgtggcAGCCTGTGCAAAATATGTTCCCACTGCGGTTTGTATCTCCCTTCTGCGACTTGCTGAGTACTTAAATTCCCTTTGGCACGTTAGCAGGGCTGTTCAGGTACTTTGCACTTTGTTTCGTAAGTGAataagtgcttttctttctttgtgtattGAGTTGCTATTGAATTGCTtcccatatttttatttcatacaaaCTGAACAATTGTGGCCcctctattttatttataaaggtTCAGTGTATCTTTGCCTGCCTACATCAATCTGCAAGGGAGTTGCAGAAAAGCCTCATGTTCATCGAGCCGTGAGTCACAAccaatttttaaagctgttataacaaaaaaaaaaaagtgtttgctttttttcacaaGTAATTTTAAGTGTagcttagaaagaaaaaaaaaaaaacattttcagtagaCACAACATTATTCCTGGATGCTTGCAAATCCTAAACTATATTCATACTTTAGTATTACACATACCTGTGTCATATACACAGATGAGCTTTAAAATTGTCACATACCATTACCACTTTGCCTTTACTTTTATGTATCATTCCCCTGACTTCCTTACTGCAGGTGTGGGca
This region includes:
- the PERCC1 gene encoding protein PERCC1; the protein is MHGRAAAPRVSPSSGVPLRADMAAGVIRPLAELRLPSPFPHSLLLPGRPEPDFPDLSEEEEEEEEDEEEAAVESAGLELAVPSTAETTLRLLKFSELISCDIQRYFGRRGREEAASSHGMPEDCGSPRCTEAQPEAVAPRGGPGAAHRLGPLAELFEYGVHRCQPLRAAGGKTQRLERKYGHITPMHRRKLPPSFWREPGPGPAGLLHAGTPDFSDLLANWTVEPGPELPGAGRELLPEPGRPGLEAEPFTGL